GGTAATTGATTATTTAagagttttattaaaaagaactCCCACGCACcaccaaaaataaaagatatgttCAATGATGACATAGTGAGACAGAGCTCAAAGACAGCAGTAAAATACGTGAGGTATCATCAAGAGTTTGAAGAGAGCTTACCACTCAAGAATGCATTGGAGATGATACTCATGCTTGCAACTAGTCAACTGCAGAGAGAGAAgacaaataacaaaaataaataaataaataaataaatatgcgGAATACAAAAATGTGATTAGTGGATACATAACAGTTGATGGCTCGGATTCGCAGAACGATTCAAGGCAAATGCTACAAGCATCATCACAAGCATCTTGGATTCCCCCTTGCACAAAAGCTGCTGCCGATATCATATGCCCCTCAGACGACGTCGTATCTTCAACTCCCTGAAATCAGAATTTTTCGataaaatcaaaatccaaattAGCAAAGACGAGAATCTAGAGAAACTGACCTCTAGCACAATTCAATCCCAAAAGCATCATTTCCAGAAGAATTTTTATGCAATTACGCTGAATCAGATCAAATTAAATGGGtaaggaaccaaaaaaaaactaacctcCATTCAAATTGTCGGATGATGATGAGCTAAGGGGGATGAAGAGAGAGGTAATTAAAGGGTGATCAACACGATCGAAGAAATCAATCAATCTAGGGTTGTGAGAGAAAACAAAATCCTAGATTCACTAAGAGCGAAGATaatggagatgatgatgaagaagaagacaaaagactaaacttttcttctctctctcgcgtggtctctctctctctctctctcacgacttcattttttttcctttattttaaatttaattcagACCACTAACGGAAAGACAGGCACTGGGTCCCAGAATAGGACACGTTTTCCTTCTCCCTTGTTGAGTTCTTTTGCTTTTTTATCTGTACTTTCAGTTTTCACCTCATTCCGACAACAAGATTTTTCACTCATGGTCGGGAAAGGAATGTACGAGAATGAATAATTATGTCTGTAAAaaagtattaatattttacaatatatatagacaaaagtgggtaattttttttaaaatatcaaatctcgtttgtattaaaataatatctaGTTCACATTAAAGTATCAAATCTGGTtcacataaaaaaatatcaaatctgattcatattaaaaatagagtaaaatatcaaatctaatttataataaaacatttaaataaatactGTATTTATCTCATAATATTAACATCAgcattttattttaacatcaaTATTGACATCAGCATTAGTGTTGTTTTTCTAAGTTCATCTTCACTCGGCAAAAGTAGGACAAGGAAAATTATTGTATGCTTTCAGCTAAATTAACTAGAAGACGAAACAACGTACTTTTAatgtcattttttttattaaaaacggaAAAATAGTATTCCATATTCGATATATCGCTATACGTCTGATTTATACATGACTAATATCACCATACAAAAACATacctaaattttcaaaactttgAAATAACATACATGAAACATGTTGCTTAttttttagtcaaaataatatactAGTCATCGTCACATCAACTATCATGTAATCATCTAATTTTACTGATATAAATGCTAAGTTAACTAATTTTGTTAATGACAATATCACATGTACAAATATTTtctagaaaaaatcaaaacaattgttttagaaaatgtaaaacttaaaaaacttatatttaataaaatcaacaaaagttgattaaataataaattttagtcttatatgagaaatatatttttaaatcttatataataaatttacaaaataaattctTTAAATGTAGTGTTTGTGTATTTGTTAAGTCCAGGTCGGAATTTCCGAATTTCAGTTCTAATTTATATCACGTTCTAGAATCTATACTAATATTTTTGTAAGTACGGATCAGAATTGGATATAGTACATCGGATTCGGATCGGTTCTATTCACATCTTACaacctataaaataaaattttgttatatcGGACCCATACAAATAACCCgaagtaaaatctaaaatttaaaaaataatcataaaaatatatacttatgaaACAAAAAAGCATTAATATGAAtcattataacatatataattctTATAAAGATgaatatatctcttatataagattaaattttattgtttaattaatttttgttaattttactaaataacataaattataaaattttacatttaaaaaaaatataaaatgaatactttaattttttaagcATTTTTGTTAGCAAAGTTACCTCACATAACATCTAAGTCAGTCAACAAAATTATGACGACCAGtgtataattttgttaaaagaaaaaacagatatGTTATTTTAAACTTTCGAAAGTTCAGGTATGTTTTTTTCAGGTATGTTTTTCGGGATGATATAATTCGAATATGAACTGAAAATATCTTGATATGTtattaaagagaaaaaacaCTACGAAAGGTGGAAGAATTTAGACAAAAGGTGAGTCGAAGTTACGGTTGTACAAACTAAGAAGCAAAACCATAAGACTGATCTTGACGTAAAGGGTTGATCAGAAAGTCTTTAAGAGACCGTTGGTTGATTCCTCTACCTTCCAATGTAGCCGAGACGTTGAAGGATCACTGCTAAAATGAGCATGCATACTGCAAGTATCAGCCCGCCTTTCCCAAGCAACCACTTCTTTGCTTTCTTCGCTTTCTCCATCCCGGTTTGAGCCCTATCCGCCCATCTCATCTGCACACACaacattcatttttttaaacaaatgagATAAGAACTAATACAATCAATTCTGCAATGTTTCTGTTCTTTCTATGGTTTTCTTAAACCAAATGCAATACCATTTTCTCCAAGGCTTCGGGAGAAAGAGAAGCCATGGCTTCCTGAGCTTTTGCAGCATCTTCTTGAGAAAGCTTCATTCCAAATTGTTCACTCATGCTAGCCATCATCTCCGGATTCATGTTCTTTATCATAGACGCGAACATCtaccccaaaaaaaaataaagattaaaataTGAACATCTGCTATTATATCCTAGTTATGTAAAAGTATAAACAAGAACCTGTCGCATCGCTGGATCTTTCATTTGGTTTCTCATCTGTTCCTGCAAGTCAGCAGGCGGAGCAGAAGCTATGCTTGGTTCCAAACCGCTTCTTGGCACCGTGAAGGAGTTGTTACCAGAAGAACTAGACTCGCCTGCAAACCTACTTTCCCGCGGCTCAGTTGCTTCTGCGTCCCTGTTTGATGTCGAAACCGGAGCGTTTGCTTTCAAAGACGATGCCATGTTGAACATCCTCTCACGCTCTTCTGGTGACATCTTACTCATCATATCAGATGCGAGTTTAAGCATGTCAGGTGTGGGCGCAAACCCGTTTTCTCCAGATGGAGCAGTCGAAGCGAAAGGGTTGTCTCCTTTGAACGACGAGGCTGTCTGGACCATTTTTTGAATTTCTTCAGGGGACATCTTGCCTATCATGCTGGAGGCGGTTTTGAACATGTCTGGTGACATGTCTCCAGCTTTGCCTCCGCTCAAAGCAGCAAGGGTGTCGGGATCAGTTTTTGAAATGAAGTCCTGGAACGTTCTGCAAGCCAAATAAAAAGAGCAATTATACAACTGGTGCAAGACAAGTAGTATATCTAATACATTAAGTTTGCAATGGTGTTTGAACCTGATTGCTTCGGGATCATCTCTGAGAGCCTGCAATCCATCAACATCTGTCTTTACAACACCACTAGTGTTGCTTTCTCGTTGTGCCCCAGTAGCCTCTTTAGACGGTTTTTTACTTTCTCcagtatcttcttcttcagttatTTCTTCAATCACCACACCTAATAACCAAACAAGATAACAATTCTCAGTTGTTTCGCCATTCATGGATGAAGCTAGGAAACGTCTGGTTTGACATAATAACACTTTGAAacaattcattaaaaaaaaattataacaatacCTTTTGTTGATGGCTTGCCAGGACCCTCAACAACCAATCTTTCTTTAGCATCTCTGcatttaaaaagagaaaaaagaaagggATGGAAGTTAATGTGATGTTTCAACCCTCTGACGCAAGCAGAGCTGAAAAGTATGATGATACTACCagtcataaaatataaaaacagacCTTAGAACATCGGCGATTGTCTCATCTTCAGGGGAAACTTCATGTGCCTTGCTTAGATCGGAGACGGCATCCTTATAGATTTAAACAATcaataagaaaacatatttttacaGGACACAATGACAAGGAATCTAGGGAACATCCAAACGCAACAGAAGAACTCACTTCAAATTGTCCCAGATCTCTGTAAGCTTGACCCCTTCTGTATAGGGCTTTGACATTCGTTGCATCATATGCCAAAACCTGAAAATTAATGTAATAATGTAAAAatcatcagaaaaaaaaagtcaatacgtgatgaaattaaaaagaaagaaactaaaTAGATTGATTGCCATCTCTCCTTAGAAAAATCAAGGACATACATACCTCGGAACCTTCCTTTATGCACTCTTGATGCTGATTCGTCTTCAAATAACATGACATCAGATTTAGAGAACAAGCCAACAAAAGAGCTCCACCTTTAGAAGATGGAATGTCCTTCAGATTGTTTTTCGCCTGAGATTTTGGTCCAGGAGTATGGTAAGAGAGATAACAAAGAAACTCGAAAGTGACAAAAAAGAAGATACATATAGTAAGTAGTAGCTTACACGCAAATATTTCTCTGCAGCACCACTGAAATTCCCTCGACTATGAAGCTCATTACCCTGCCAAATACAATTAACAAAACGGTTCAAAATCAAAACGatttccttaaaaaaaaaaaaggccaACAACGTTACCtgtttcttgagcatctgagCAGCGTTTAATTGGTAAGTAAACTGAGCATCAGCTTGAAGACGCATAGCAGCAATCTCTTCAGGGGAAGCATTGGCCATCTTCTCGCCAATCTGAGCCATATCCTCTGGCCTAGTATGCTTCAGCTGTTCAGCAGCTTGTCTCAAATCTTCAGGCCTCATGTTGTTCATACTCTCTGTCGCCATTTTCATCAAATCTGGATTCGACATCATCTGTTAAATAACAACAACAATTCAcaattaagaaaaacaaaagtaaataaaatattttagatcaaTTTATCACAAATCACATcacaatcaaatttaaaaaaagaaaaggagaaaccTCACCTGTTGTTGGATTCTAGCGAAATCAGCAGGAGTCATACGGCTCATCTGATCTTGAGCGAGCCGTATCATCTCCGGATCCATCATCCCGTTAAACatcttccttctccttcttcccgAAGCTTCGATGGGATCAGGCCGGAACAGGATCGAGACTGAAGCAAAATTcgaaaacagagagagagattgcgAATCGGAAAATCGAGAGGAGAATTGTCTGTTCGCCCAGACGCACTTTCCTAAGGAATTGATTATTGAATGTTCCGATTCCGACCGAACATGCCTTGAGTCCTTATGACATATTTACCCTTCCACTTTAACGAGGTAATGACGTGTCGTCATTAAATAAATTAGCGTCCTATAACTTATCATTAATGTGTGCATGTGTCCTCCTTGTCCATGTTGGAGAACGATGTCATGTGAGGAAATAAATTAATGCATATTGTTGGTGTTGGGTTTCCACTCAAGATCCGGCCCAAAGAAACGAATACAAACTGATATTAACATGGGTCCGGTTCATTAAAGCCTGATTACGAGTCAGATAAGACT
This genomic stretch from Raphanus sativus cultivar WK10039 chromosome 3, ASM80110v3, whole genome shotgun sequence harbors:
- the LOC108847728 gene encoding outer envelope protein 61, translated to MFNGMMDPEMIRLAQDQMSRMTPADFARIQQQMMSNPDLMKMATESMNNMRPEDLRQAAEQLKHTRPEDMAQIGEKMANASPEEIAAMRLQADAQFTYQLNAAQMLKKQGNELHSRGNFSGAAEKYLRAKNNLKDIPSSKGGALLLACSLNLMSCYLKTNQHQECIKEGSEVLAYDATNVKALYRRGQAYRDLGQFEDAVSDLSKAHEVSPEDETIADVLRDAKERLVVEGPGKPSTKGVVIEEITEEEDTGESKKPSKEATGAQRESNTSGVVKTDVDGLQALRDDPEAIRTFQDFISKTDPDTLAALSGGKAGDMSPDMFKTASSMIGKMSPEEIQKMVQTASSFKGDNPFASTAPSGENGFAPTPDMLKLASDMMSKMSPEERERMFNMASSLKANAPVSTSNRDAEATEPRESRFAGESSSSGNNSFTVPRSGLEPSIASAPPADLQEQMRNQMKDPAMRQMFASMIKNMNPEMMASMSEQFGMKLSQEDAAKAQEAMASLSPEALEKMMRWADRAQTGMEKAKKAKKWLLGKGGLILAVCMLILAVILQRLGYIGR